TGGTCCTAGTGTCGCGATAGCTTTAGCTTCTTCTGGAGTACTAGATGCAACAATTGAGATCAAGCCAACCTCTCTCGTTCTTTTTATTGCCTTTGATATCTCTGTTACAGGAAGCCTGTATTCTGAATGGTTAAACAACGCTCCTACAGCACCAGATTCTTTGATTGCTTCTGGTAGGATACGCCCAGTTCCGCGTCCAGGGGTTAGAGGATCGATATGAGGAGAAAAAATTGGAATTACAGTTTCCTTTGCGATTATAGGGATATCTACTATTTGGGGAATTATACAGAGGTAAACGGTGGTTTCTTGTGCTACTTCCTCGATTATTTTTGCTAATTTTAAAGCTTTTTTTCCCCAGACATATGACTTGAAATTGACAATAAATATGGGAACATGGAACCCAGTCATTTAGTTGTTCCGCCTAATGAAATAGATCTTTTAACCATTTTATATTTTTTCTTTTTAATGTTCAGATATAAAGAGTACTAAAAACCCTTAGAATTGTGTATTAATGTATAAAATAAAATATATAAATAATTAGACCATATTTTTGAAGGGTGAGAAAGAAATACTTTTTATTACTCTGGCAAAGATAAGGGGAAAAATTTCGCCAACCTTTTTAGAAGCAACTCAAAAAGCATTGAAAGCCCCTCCTCCTGGAATAAATATACACAACATATTATGGACACTTGGACAATATGATTTCGTTGTAATATATGAAGCACCTAATGAAAAAGAAGCGATGAAAATGGCCATACCATGGGTTGAATTCTGTGAAACCCAAACTATGGTTGCCATCTCAAATGAAGAAGCACAGAAGATGCTGAAATAATTTCATCCATTTTATTTCTAAAGTAGAATACCAAGTACAGATAAGGATAGTTATCGCATAGCTAAGAAGAGGGTTTAAAACATGATGTATTTCTATTGGTTGAAACATGAAAAACGTGATGTATTTCAAAAAGCCGCCTTGGGTTAGCGATCTTTGCTACCAAAGAACACAAAAAGAGAAAAATCATTGCTCAAGAAAAATCAATTTGATAGAGATTATTTTTATGGAAAGAAGAAATCAAATTACTTTAATTATGAGAAAATTAATTTTGAAAAGCAATTTAAAAGTGTAATAAATTTCATACAAAAAAATCATATTACCGGTACTTTTTTAGATGTTGGCTGTGCATTTGGTTATCTGACACAATTAGTATTTCCTTATTTCAACGAAGTTCATGGTTGTGACATTTCCAGCTTTGCAATAAATAAGGCTAAAAGAATATGCTTAGAGGCAAAATATAAAATTGAAAATCTTGAAAAGGGGTTAAATTATCCCGATGAATATTTTGATTGTATTACTGCCCTTGATGTGCTTGAACATACGTCTTCAATAGAAATTTCTTTAAATAATCTAAAATCGAAATTGAAAAAAGGTGGATACCTCATAATTTCCTTACCAATTAATAATTTGATCAGGAAATTATTATATTTTCTAGATAAAGATAAAACTCATATTTCTATCCCTAAAGAAAAAGAGCTATTTAATCTGATTAATAGATACAAATTGAATGTAATTGAAAAGAAATATTTTTTACCATTTCCATATTTCTATGAAATTTCTGGGGTTCCTGTAGAAATTCAATTATATTTAAAAAAATAATCATCTTTTCAAAAATCTTCAAAGTCAGTATAAATATTTATTTTATCTTTTTAATATACCCGAATAGTTTTGATATGAAAGAATATGACTTGATAGCAATAGGTACAGGTTCCGCGATGAATATTGTGGACATCATGATTCAAAGGGAGCCAAGGATCAAAGTTGCTGTCATCGATAAAGATGACCCAGGGGGTATTTGTGTGACTCGGGGATGTATACCCTCTAAGTTATTATTATATCCTGCTGAGATGGTGAGACTGATAGAAAGAACTGAGGAATTTGGTATTGAAGTCGATATCAAAAAGATAAATTTTGAGAAGATCATGGAAAGAATGAGGATCATCATCAACAAGGATATAGAAATGATACGACAGGGGCTTTCTAAATCTGAAAACATAGATTATTATCACGCCATAGCCGAATTTGTTGCACCTTATACACTAAAAGTGGATGATGTCAAAATGATGTCAAAGATGATATTTTTATGTACGGGATCAAAGCCCATAATACCTCCGATAAAAGGGCTGGAGAAAGTAAGTTATCATACAAGTGACACAGTCCTCAAGATGAATCGACTACCTGAGAGCATAGCTATTGTTGGTGGAGGATATATCGCTGCAGAATATGGCCATTTTTTTTCGGCCATGGGATCAAAAGTTACTATAATTGGGAGGAATCCTCAGTTCCTTCCTCAAGAAGAACCGGAAGTCTCGGCGCTAGCAAAAAGGGAGTTGGAAAAGCACATGACAATCCTTACCAACCAAGAAGTGCGTGAGGTGGAGGAGACACCCGTAGGTAAAAAGAGGCTTACCTCTATTAACGGGGCGGATGAAGAAAAGAAGACAATAGAAGCAGACGAAATACTGATAGCTGCTGGGAGGGGCCCGAATACCGATATACTTCATCCTGAAAGAGGAGGAATAGTAACAAATGAGAAAGGATGGATTGTAGTCGATGAGTATCTGGAGACTACTCAGCCTAATGTTTGGGCTTTTGGAGATGCGAATGGCAAGTCTCTATTCAAGCACGTAGCTAATTACGAATCTATTATTGTATACCGTAATGCTTTATTAAAAAAGAGTGAAAAAGTAGATTATCATGCGGTACCGCATGCAGTTTTCACTTACCCCGAGATTGCAAGTTTTGGGCTTAGAGAAGAAGAGGCTATAGCTAAATATGGTAAGGATAATGTACTAATCGGAGTACGAAGATATCAGGACGTTGCCAAAGGAGAAGCGATGAGTGTAAAGGACTACTTCGTCAAGGTAATCGTCGAGGTGGGTAGTATGAAGATTCTTGGGGCACATATTATTGGACCTTACGCTTCCATTCTTGTACAAGAGCTCATAAATTTGGCGTATACTCCTACTCAAAGTGCTAAGCCGATAATTGACGGGATGCATATTCATCCTGCTCTAAGTGAGGTGGTTGATCGGGCATTTTACTCTCTTATGCCACCTGAGCAATATCATCACTTGATTGAGCACCATTATAAACTTCCCATAAATTGAATTTCGGATTCTAGAATGACAATAAATTTGGTATCGTCCCTGAATCCGCCTTTTAATGTAGTATGTTAGGTTCGGATTATGTTAATGATATCAGTAGAGTAAATTTTGAAGACTAAGATTTTATCGACTTGCACACGAGATAAATATTATCGAACAATTGCTGAATATCTTTTTCAGCCAAACTTGAATAAGCAATGCGTAACATATTTTTAATTGCTATAACTCCGGTATCATATTTTTCCAACAAAGTTTGCCTTACTTTTTCAGCATCTAAACCATCCTTTAATTGAATACACATGAAATATCCAGAATTATATGGATGAGGTAAAAAAAATTCATAAAATTTTTTGTCATTGAGCACTTCTTGAACTCTATCAAATCTTGCTTTTAATAATTCATATTTCTCTCTTTTTTCTTGGTTGTGTGTTGGAGAGTTAAAGGCCTTTAATATTAAACTCTGGGAAATGTGTGACGCGTTTGAGATAGTACCTCTTATTACACCTGCTGTTTTCGACTCTAATGCTTGACATGTTTCCCCAGTTATCCCTTTTGATGAATAGGTTACAAATCCTATCCTTAACCCCCATGCATATTCTTCCTTAGTTATACCATCTACTTTTATTGCAAGAACATTTTCATGTATGTCAACAAGTTTTGTAAAAATGGATTCCTTGAATATTCCTTTTTTATATACTAAACCAAAATAAGCGTCATCACAAATAACAACGACCTTATCTCCTGATTCAGCATTCTCCTTTATCATTTTGATAATCTCATTTGCCTCTTCATTTGTTGGGGTGTATCCTGATGGATTGTTTGGGAAATTAAGCAGAATAATTTTTTTCCCTTTTTCTTCTAATAGTTTTTTATTAAAACTTTTAGTATCAAAGCCACCTTGTTTGAAAGTATTAAAAGTATTTAGAATCCCTCCGAAACCATTTTCAAATATTAATTTATAATTGCCCCAGAATTTATCTGTCAGTATTATCTTATCGCCGGGATTTACAAAAAGATAAGCAACTGTACTCAACCCTTCTGTTATACCATTTGTAACAACAGGGAGACTAATTTTACTTTTTAACGATGGGTTTTTACTTTTTATCATTTCTTTCCACGCTCTTCTTAATTCAGGCTTACCATGACTTGGTGCGTAGGGGAATACGTCTTTAGGATCTAAAAGAACGCTATTGGCTATAGACGTAAGTCTCATTGGAGTTCCATCGTCTTCAATTGCTTGACCAATTGTTGCGTTAATCTTTTTTCCTTTTGCTTCGGCTGTTTGACCTAGTATACCCTCTTTTGGAAAGAATATTGCTCTACCTTTTTCCGAAAGTAAATTGTAAATAGTTGGATTGTTATTCTTGATTATCTCATTTAATTCTAAAGCTTGTTTATTCAATTTGAACATGAATGTAGTTTACAATTAATATTATTATTTATTATCTATTTTTTTTACCTCTTGATAGTTACTAAGTTTAATTGATTTATTGGTACTTCAGTTAGATAAACCTGACCAAGAGGCCTTGATCGAGATATTGAGTATCTATGGAATTATCCGTAATTCTTCAAACGATCAATTTGTGAGAGATTGGTATAGAACTTTATCGGTCGTCTCCAAATTAGTTAACATCGTATCAAGCACAAATATAATGGATATTATTGAGAGAAATTTGCACGACCCTCGCTTAGATAAAGTATTTTTGAACCCACCAAAGGTTGAGTTGTAGGGTCTTTTAACTACAGTCGGAGATGAAGAGGTGCAGAAAGGGGTGGGTTTAATGATAGAAATACCTAGAGCAATAGGCAAATCGACAACAGACATATCTTTAGCCAAGGAAACTTTAAGGAAAGTGTAAAATGAAATTCTGAGGATACTGTCTATACAAGCTGCAAATTAGTAACTAACTTTGGTACTGTAGAACTAATTCTATTAGATAAGATAGATTTGCCTAGATGAATCTTTCCCCTCTTTAGTATTTATTAAATCAATTCAGATCAAATAACCGAAGTTCACTTTTTTTTGGAAATCCTTGTTTACAGAATACAATTTTGAAATAGAATTAGTTGTTAAAGGCTTAAATTTAATAATTCAAATCTTTCAAATGAAGTTGAAGAAGAAGCATCGGTTCAAAGAAGACTCGATTAGAATAAGAGCTGAGCAAATTCTTGGTTTAGATAGCTATGCAAAAGAAGAAGATATAAAGAATGCTTATCGGAAACTGACATTAAGATATCATCCTGATAGAGATTCTAAAGATCATAGTTTAATGAGGAAGATGCAGTTAATAGTTCAAGCCCACGATCTACTTCTGAAGGGAATGGTTTATGATGACAATCTAAGGCAATATGAGCTTCTTGAAGATGATGAACTTGTCAGATCCTTATTACCTGAGGGAGAGGAGCCTGAGCCTCTAGGTATATCTTATAAAGATTGGCATAGGAAGCAGTTTTATGAAGGCTGGATATGATGGCAGAAGCTATGGAAAAGGGATTTTTAAATCATGTAAAAGAATATGATTCTTGGTACTTTAAGCATAATGCAATATATGAATCAGAAGTTCGAGTTTTAAAAGAATTAAATCTTAAAGGTCTTGGTTTGGAAATAGGTGTTGGTACAGGAGTATTTGCAAGTAGGATAGGTACTAACATAGGCATTGACCCCACTCTTACTATGCTTAACATTTCTAAAGAGAGGGGTTTAGAGGTAATTCAAGCAATAGGGGAGCATCTTCCCTTCGTTGATAAAACTTTTGATTATGTGCTTATGGTTTGTACCCTGTGTTTCCTCGATAAACCTGGTTTAGTTATCAAAGAGTCTTTTAGAGTGCTAAAGAAGGATGGTAGCTTGATCGTTTGTTCAATTATAAAG
The DNA window shown above is from Candidatus Methylarchaceae archaeon HK02M2 and carries:
- a CDS encoding class I SAM-dependent methyltransferase, with product MLPKNTKREKSLLKKNQFDRDYFYGKKKSNYFNYEKINFEKQFKSVINFIQKNHITGTFLDVGCAFGYLTQLVFPYFNEVHGCDISSFAINKAKRICLEAKYKIENLEKGLNYPDEYFDCITALDVLEHTSSIEISLNNLKSKLKKGGYLIISLPINNLIRKLLYFLDKDKTHISIPKEKELFNLINRYKLNVIEKKYFLPFPYFYEISGVPVEIQLYLKK
- a CDS encoding dihydrolipoyl dehydrogenase, which translates into the protein MKEYDLIAIGTGSAMNIVDIMIQREPRIKVAVIDKDDPGGICVTRGCIPSKLLLYPAEMVRLIERTEEFGIEVDIKKINFEKIMERMRIIINKDIEMIRQGLSKSENIDYYHAIAEFVAPYTLKVDDVKMMSKMIFLCTGSKPIIPPIKGLEKVSYHTSDTVLKMNRLPESIAIVGGGYIAAEYGHFFSAMGSKVTIIGRNPQFLPQEEPEVSALAKRELEKHMTILTNQEVREVEETPVGKKRLTSINGADEEKKTIEADEILIAAGRGPNTDILHPERGGIVTNEKGWIVVDEYLETTQPNVWAFGDANGKSLFKHVANYESIIVYRNALLKKSEKVDYHAVPHAVFTYPEIASFGLREEEAIAKYGKDNVLIGVRRYQDVAKGEAMSVKDYFVKVIVEVGSMKILGAHIIGPYASILVQELINLAYTPTQSAKPIIDGMHIHPALSEVVDRAFYSLMPPEQYHHLIEHHYKLPIN
- a CDS encoding triose-phosphate isomerase; this encodes MTGFHVPIFIVNFKSYVWGKKALKLAKIIEEVAQETTVYLCIIPQIVDIPIIAKETVIPIFSPHIDPLTPGRGTGRILPEAIKESGAVGALFNHSEYRLPVTEISKAIKRTREVGLISIVASSTPEEAKAIATLGPDVILSEPPSRIGTLTSVGKDKDFVIQSIKNVKEINPKIIVICGAGVSSGRDVAELLRLGVKGTGASRAICEAKNPRIILSEMVNALEYEWKRRNNMS
- a CDS encoding DnaJ domain-containing protein, producing the protein MKKKHRFKEDSIRIRAEQILGLDSYAKEEDIKNAYRKLTLRYHPDRDSKDHSLMRKMQLIVQAHDLLLKGMVYDDNLRQYELLEDDELVRSLLPEGEEPEPLGISYKDWHRKQFYEGWI
- a CDS encoding aminotransferase class I/II-fold pyridoxal phosphate-dependent enzyme; translated protein: MNKQALELNEIIKNNNPTIYNLLSEKGRAIFFPKEGILGQTAEAKGKKINATIGQAIEDDGTPMRLTSIANSVLLDPKDVFPYAPSHGKPELRRAWKEMIKSKNPSLKSKISLPVVTNGITEGLSTVAYLFVNPGDKIILTDKFWGNYKLIFENGFGGILNTFNTFKQGGFDTKSFNKKLLEEKGKKIILLNFPNNPSGYTPTNEEANEIIKMIKENAESGDKVVVICDDAYFGLVYKKGIFKESIFTKLVDIHENVLAIKVDGITKEEYAWGLRIGFVTYSSKGITGETCQALESKTAGVIRGTISNASHISQSLILKAFNSPTHNQEKREKYELLKARFDRVQEVLNDKKFYEFFLPHPYNSGYFMCIQLKDGLDAEKVRQTLLEKYDTGVIAIKNMLRIAYSSLAEKDIQQLFDNIYLVCKSIKS
- a CDS encoding class I SAM-dependent methyltransferase yields the protein MMAEAMEKGFLNHVKEYDSWYFKHNAIYESEVRVLKELNLKGLGLEIGVGTGVFASRIGTNIGIDPTLTMLNISKERGLEVIQAIGEHLPFVDKTFDYVLMVCTLCFLDKPGLVIKESFRVLKKDGSLIVCSIIKNSPWGRFYKEKKKAGHKFYRYAKFFTSHELKKLVYDQGLSIVEIMNTLRYGPSEEERFEEPLRGYKGSFICFRIKRVEIFS
- a CDS encoding GYD domain-containing protein — its product is MKGEKEILFITLAKIRGKISPTFLEATQKALKAPPPGINIHNILWTLGQYDFVVIYEAPNEKEAMKMAIPWVEFCETQTMVAISNEEAQKMLK